The following coding sequences lie in one Manis javanica isolate MJ-LG chromosome X, MJ_LKY, whole genome shotgun sequence genomic window:
- the PDZD4 gene encoding PDZ domain-containing protein 4 isoform X2, whose amino-acid sequence MSAALGAAKSRSPGCHGRRKASGRGPVGAGIPTLAPTFGPTLPKRRVNGKELSKLSQEQTLEALRSSKEPLVIQVLRRSPRLRGDSSCHDLQLVDSGTQTDVTFEHIMALGKLRPPTPPMVILEPPPISHEYYDPAEFMEGGPQEADRTDELEYEEVELYKTSHLDKLGLMVCYRTDEEEDLGIYVGEPALLVLTCLWQMSVNPNSIAAKDGRIREGDRIIQINGVDVQNRAEAVAVLSQEENTNISLLVARPESQLAKRWKDSDRDDFLDDFGSENEGDPHARKPKSPPAQQLGNEEEKGAPNDGPGLSNSQELDSGVGRTDESTRNEESSEHDLLGDEPPSTTNTPGTLRKFGLVGEALQSRDFHFSMDSLLAEGAGLGGGDVPGLTDEEYERYRELLEIKCHLENGNQLGLLFARASSSNSALDVNRNESLGHEMAMLEEELRHLEFKCRNILRAQKMQQLRERCMKAWLLEEESLYDLGAGEPKKHELSDISELPEKSDKDSTSAYNTGESCRSTPLIAEPLPESPLGRAAVGNSNLNRTPSGPPLTTHPKAAPLQGSPAKFRSLSRDPEVGRRQHSEERVRRSPKTGVTLEHMGPEGSPYLSRRHRGQGQESERYHSCMQLTPPRSLEELGHGPLSLASGPRGGGVAPAPETPRMEWKVKVRSDGTRYVAKRPVRDRLLKARALKIREERSGMTTDDDAVSEMKMGRYWSKEERKQHLIRAREQRKRREFMMQSRLECLREQQNGDSKAELNIIALSHRKTMKKRNKKILDNWITIQEMLAHGTRSADGKRVYNPLLSVTTV is encoded by the exons ATGTCCGCGGCGCTGGGGGCGGCCAAATCCAGGTCCCCCGGGTGCCACGGGCGAAGGAAAGCAAGCGGCCGGGGCCCCGTCGGGGCTGGGATACCTACCCTGGCTCCCACTTTTGGTCCGACCCTGCCCAAACGTCGG GTGAACGGGAAGGAGCTCTCTAAGCTGTCTCAGGAGCAAACCCTGGAGGCCCTGCGCTCCTCCAAGGAGCCTCTAGTGATCCAGGTGCTGAGGCGCAGCCCCCGCCTCCGGGGGGACAGCTCCTGCCACGACCTGCAGCTGGTGGACAGTGGCACTCAGACCGACGTCACCTTCGAGCATATCATGGCACTGGGCAAGCTGCGGCCTCCCACTCCGCCCATGGTCATCCTGGAGCC ACCCCCCATCAGCCATGAGTATTATGACCCGGCGGAGTTCATGGAAGGCGGCCCGCAGGAGGCAGACCGTACAGACGAGCTGGAATATGAG GAGGTGGAGCTGTATAAAACCAGCCACCTGGACAAGCTGGGCCTGATGGTCTGCTACCGCACCGATGAGGAGGAGGACCTGGGCATCTACGTGGGGGAG CCAGCCCTCCTGGTACTCACCTGTCTGTGGCAGATGTCT GTGAATCCCAACAGCATTGCAGCCAAAGATGGCCGGATCCGCGAGGGAGACCGCATCATCCAG ATAAATGGCGTGGACGTCCAGAACCGGGCAGAGGCGGTGGCCGTCCTGAGCCAGGAGGAGAACACCAACATCTCCCTGCTGGTGGCCCGGCCCGAGAGCCAG ctgGCAAAGCGGTGGAAGGACAGTGACCGGGATGACTTCCTGGATGACTTCGGCTCTGAGAATGAGGGGGACCCACATGCACGGAAACCAAAATCCCCCCCTGCCCAGCAG CTTGGAAACGAAGAGGAGAAAGGGGCCCCTAATGATGGCCCAGGCCTGAGCAACAGCCAGGAGTTGGACAGTGGGGTGGGCCGCACTGATGAGAGCACCCGCAACGAGGAGAGCTCCGAGCATGACCTGCTAGGGGATGAGCCTCCGAGCACTACCAACACGCCTGGGACCCTGCGCAAGTTTGGCCTTGTGGGAGAAGCCCTGCAGAGCCGGGACTTCCACTTCAGTATGGACTCTCTGCTGgctgagggggcagggctggggggtggTGACGTCCCAGGTCTCACCGATGAGGAGTACGAGCGCTACCGGGAGCTGCTGGAGATCAAGTGCCACCTGGAGAATGGCAACCAGCTGGGCCTCCTCTTTGCCCGGGCCTCCAGCAGCAATAGTGCCCTGGACGTCAACCGCAACGAGAGCCTGGGCCATGAGATGGCCATGCTGGAGGAGGAGCTGCGGCACCTGGAGTTCAAGTGCCGTAACATCCTGCGAGCACAGAAGATGCAGCAGCTGCGGGAGCGCTGCATGAAGGCCTGGCTTTTGGAGGAGGAGAGTCTCTACGACCTGGGGGCTGGCGAGCCCAAGAAGCATGAGCTGTCCGACATCTCCGAGCTGCCTGAGAAGTCAGACAAGGACAGCACCAGCGCCTACAACACGGGGGAGAGCTGCCGCAGCACCCCACTGATTGCGGAGCCCCTGCCGGAGAGCCCCCTGGGGCGGGCTGCTGTTGGCAACTCCAACTTGAACCGGACCCCCTCTGGCCCCCCACTCACCACCCACCCCAAGGCAGCTCCCCTGCAGGGGAGCCCCGCTAAGTTCCGATCCCTTTCCCGGGATCCCGAGGTGGGCCGGAGACAGCACTCAGAGGAGCGTGTCCGCCGAAGCCCCAAGACTGGGGTGACCCTGGAGCACATGGGCCCTGAAGGCAGCCCTTACCTTTCTCGGCGCCACCGCGGCCAGGGCCAGGAGAGCGAGCGCTACCACAGCTGCATGCAGCTGACACCCCCACGCAGCCTGGAGGAGCTAGGCCACGGCCCCTTGAGTTTGGCCAGCGGCCCTCGTGGCGGTGGAGTGGCTCCAGCCCCTGAAACACCCCGCATGGAGTGGAAGGTCAAGGTGCGCAGCGACGGGACGCGCTATGTGGCCAAGCGGCCAGTGCGTGATCGCCTCCTAAAAGCCCGAGCTCTGAAGATCCGGGAGGAGCGCAGCGGCATGACCACCGATGACGATGCAGTGAGTGAGATGAAGATGGGTCGCTACTGGAGCAAGGAGGAGCGGAAGCAGCACCTAATCCGGGCTCGGGAGCAGCGGAAGCGGCGCGAGTTCATGATGCAGAGCCGGCTGGAGTGCCTGAGGGAGCAGCAGAATGGTGACAGCAAGGCTGAGCTCAACATCATCGCCTTGAGCCATCGCAAAACCATGAAGAAGCGGAACAAGAAGATCCTGGACAACTGGATTACCATCCAGGAGATGCTGGCCCACGGCACACGCTCGGCTGACGGCAAGCGGGTCTACAATCCGCTGCTCTCCGTCACCACCGTCTGA
- the PDZD4 gene encoding PDZ domain-containing protein 4 isoform X4, with the protein MSAALGAAKSRSPGCHGRRKASGRGPVGAGIPTLAPTFGPTLPKRRVNGKELSKLSQEQTLEALRSSKEPLVIQVLRRSPRLRGDSSCHDLQLVDSGTQTDVTFEHIMALGKLRPPTPPMVILEPPPISHEYYDPAEFMEGGPQEADRTDELEYEEVELYKTSHLDKLGLMVCYRTDEEEDLGIYVGEVNPNSIAAKDGRIREGDRIIQINGVDVQNRAEAVAVLSQEENTNISLLVARPESQLAKRWKDSDRDDFLDDFGSENEGDPHARKPKSPPAQQLGNEEEKGAPNDGPGLSNSQELDSGVGRTDESTRNEESSEHDLLGDEPPSTTNTPGTLRKFGLVGEALQSRDFHFSMDSLLAEGAGLGGGDVPGLTDEEYERYRELLEIKCHLENGNQLGLLFARASSSNSALDVNRNESLGHEMAMLEEELRHLEFKCRNILRAQKMQQLRERCMKAWLLEEESLYDLGAGEPKKHELSDISELPEKSDKDSTSAYNTGESCRSTPLIAEPLPESPLGRAAVGNSNLNRTPSGPPLTTHPKAAPLQGSPAKFRSLSRDPEVGRRQHSEERVRRSPKTGVTLEHMGPEGSPYLSRRHRGQGQESERYHSCMQLTPPRSLEELGHGPLSLASGPRGGGVAPAPETPRMEWKVKVRSDGTRYVAKRPVRDRLLKARALKIREERSGMTTDDDAVSEMKMGRYWSKEERKQHLIRAREQRKRREFMMQSRLECLREQQNGDSKAELNIIALSHRKTMKKRNKKILDNWITIQEMLAHGTRSADGKRVYNPLLSVTTV; encoded by the exons ATGTCCGCGGCGCTGGGGGCGGCCAAATCCAGGTCCCCCGGGTGCCACGGGCGAAGGAAAGCAAGCGGCCGGGGCCCCGTCGGGGCTGGGATACCTACCCTGGCTCCCACTTTTGGTCCGACCCTGCCCAAACGTCGG GTGAACGGGAAGGAGCTCTCTAAGCTGTCTCAGGAGCAAACCCTGGAGGCCCTGCGCTCCTCCAAGGAGCCTCTAGTGATCCAGGTGCTGAGGCGCAGCCCCCGCCTCCGGGGGGACAGCTCCTGCCACGACCTGCAGCTGGTGGACAGTGGCACTCAGACCGACGTCACCTTCGAGCATATCATGGCACTGGGCAAGCTGCGGCCTCCCACTCCGCCCATGGTCATCCTGGAGCC ACCCCCCATCAGCCATGAGTATTATGACCCGGCGGAGTTCATGGAAGGCGGCCCGCAGGAGGCAGACCGTACAGACGAGCTGGAATATGAG GAGGTGGAGCTGTATAAAACCAGCCACCTGGACAAGCTGGGCCTGATGGTCTGCTACCGCACCGATGAGGAGGAGGACCTGGGCATCTACGTGGGGGAG GTGAATCCCAACAGCATTGCAGCCAAAGATGGCCGGATCCGCGAGGGAGACCGCATCATCCAG ATAAATGGCGTGGACGTCCAGAACCGGGCAGAGGCGGTGGCCGTCCTGAGCCAGGAGGAGAACACCAACATCTCCCTGCTGGTGGCCCGGCCCGAGAGCCAG ctgGCAAAGCGGTGGAAGGACAGTGACCGGGATGACTTCCTGGATGACTTCGGCTCTGAGAATGAGGGGGACCCACATGCACGGAAACCAAAATCCCCCCCTGCCCAGCAG CTTGGAAACGAAGAGGAGAAAGGGGCCCCTAATGATGGCCCAGGCCTGAGCAACAGCCAGGAGTTGGACAGTGGGGTGGGCCGCACTGATGAGAGCACCCGCAACGAGGAGAGCTCCGAGCATGACCTGCTAGGGGATGAGCCTCCGAGCACTACCAACACGCCTGGGACCCTGCGCAAGTTTGGCCTTGTGGGAGAAGCCCTGCAGAGCCGGGACTTCCACTTCAGTATGGACTCTCTGCTGgctgagggggcagggctggggggtggTGACGTCCCAGGTCTCACCGATGAGGAGTACGAGCGCTACCGGGAGCTGCTGGAGATCAAGTGCCACCTGGAGAATGGCAACCAGCTGGGCCTCCTCTTTGCCCGGGCCTCCAGCAGCAATAGTGCCCTGGACGTCAACCGCAACGAGAGCCTGGGCCATGAGATGGCCATGCTGGAGGAGGAGCTGCGGCACCTGGAGTTCAAGTGCCGTAACATCCTGCGAGCACAGAAGATGCAGCAGCTGCGGGAGCGCTGCATGAAGGCCTGGCTTTTGGAGGAGGAGAGTCTCTACGACCTGGGGGCTGGCGAGCCCAAGAAGCATGAGCTGTCCGACATCTCCGAGCTGCCTGAGAAGTCAGACAAGGACAGCACCAGCGCCTACAACACGGGGGAGAGCTGCCGCAGCACCCCACTGATTGCGGAGCCCCTGCCGGAGAGCCCCCTGGGGCGGGCTGCTGTTGGCAACTCCAACTTGAACCGGACCCCCTCTGGCCCCCCACTCACCACCCACCCCAAGGCAGCTCCCCTGCAGGGGAGCCCCGCTAAGTTCCGATCCCTTTCCCGGGATCCCGAGGTGGGCCGGAGACAGCACTCAGAGGAGCGTGTCCGCCGAAGCCCCAAGACTGGGGTGACCCTGGAGCACATGGGCCCTGAAGGCAGCCCTTACCTTTCTCGGCGCCACCGCGGCCAGGGCCAGGAGAGCGAGCGCTACCACAGCTGCATGCAGCTGACACCCCCACGCAGCCTGGAGGAGCTAGGCCACGGCCCCTTGAGTTTGGCCAGCGGCCCTCGTGGCGGTGGAGTGGCTCCAGCCCCTGAAACACCCCGCATGGAGTGGAAGGTCAAGGTGCGCAGCGACGGGACGCGCTATGTGGCCAAGCGGCCAGTGCGTGATCGCCTCCTAAAAGCCCGAGCTCTGAAGATCCGGGAGGAGCGCAGCGGCATGACCACCGATGACGATGCAGTGAGTGAGATGAAGATGGGTCGCTACTGGAGCAAGGAGGAGCGGAAGCAGCACCTAATCCGGGCTCGGGAGCAGCGGAAGCGGCGCGAGTTCATGATGCAGAGCCGGCTGGAGTGCCTGAGGGAGCAGCAGAATGGTGACAGCAAGGCTGAGCTCAACATCATCGCCTTGAGCCATCGCAAAACCATGAAGAAGCGGAACAAGAAGATCCTGGACAACTGGATTACCATCCAGGAGATGCTGGCCCACGGCACACGCTCGGCTGACGGCAAGCGGGTCTACAATCCGCTGCTCTCCGTCACCACCGTCTGA